In the Callospermophilus lateralis isolate mCalLat2 chromosome 19, mCalLat2.hap1, whole genome shotgun sequence genome, ACACAGGTAACACTTGGAGGCACACGAAGCAGACCCTGCGTGAGTGTGCGTGTCTGGTTgtcacagtgctggggattggacccggGCCTCCttggtgctaggcaagcactctcctgcTGAGCTGCGTCCTAGCCCCACCCAGGTAGTATTCTAACACTCCTCAAGGATTTGATTCTTTGTATCTTGTGGCTCCAGCTATGTTCTTTCACCCTGAAGCTAATGTGTATTCTGTAAAAACAGGTGGAAAGAGTGGAGGTGTAGATATTTTCTGTAACACTTACTTGACTTTGTTTTTGTAAAGAAGAACATTGATTCTTTCACATATATATACTGCCTGGGACAGTTTTCAGACCCTTGGATGTTGTGAATTTTATAATATTACTTcttttgggggttttgtttgttttgtagatTTCTAGATTCTTTGaaaatttgttacacaaattttttaaactttctcTTTCTCATCAAGATTGTCAGTTCCAAAAAACATAACCATAGTAGGTCAATTGAGAAGAGTAATTTTGTCAGGCAAACCGTGACTCAAGTCTATAATTCCAGCCACTtgagaggctaaggtaggaggatcccaagtttaaggccagcctcagcaacttagcaaggcccaaagcaacttagtgagattctgggtcagaataaaaaaataaaaaggactggggatgtggctcattggttaagcacccctgggttcaatcctggtaccaaaaaaaaaaaaaaaaagaaaagaaattaagttTGGTAAAACACATATGCATGCACacgtatacatacatgtatacatacacatatacacacataaatcATGAGTACACCCCAGTGATACCAACAGACCCCCTGAATACCAACCATGTTGTATGTCAGGTATTTTTAATCCCATATATTACcaagaaaatcaaaacaaaaatttattcAGGGAAGTAAGTATCACCTTGTCTTTTAGTTTAAAGATCATGTGATTCTGGCTACTCTTACCCTCTCCATCAGCTCCCAAAGCTATATTTGCCTTGAAGGGCAGTTTTACAAGTAcgatccctctctctctctctctctctctctctctctctctctctctctctctcttcgtacagaatatatgcaaatatagtaTTGTTTGattttgtataattttattttaattaaaagaacCTTTTGAGaaagcaccttttttttttttttttgtcacaataTGGACTTTCCTACTTTCCCACACATGAAACACATTTCCAGGTAGGATCTTGTCCAGTTTTAATAACATCCTATaggaggctagccaacctgccctGAACTCAGTTCTGCCTCCGGGCTCGTCTTCTCAGCAGCCTGCTTGTTGGTGTGTGTCGTGCAGTGCAGTGGAGAAACCAGCACACTGACCTTGCTGCTGTGTTCAGTCCCACTCATTCAGGAAATGGAATCCAGAATCATGATCCCACTGAAGACCTCACCCCTACAGTAGAGCAGAAAATCCGTGTGCCTGTGCGAGTCTGGGGACAAGCATGTCATAGATGAATTTTGCATCGACGAGAGAGAAACATGGACGTGTAAGCTGCTGTACATAGCTTCTGAGAGACCTGCTCCTTACAACCCATATCATCTGTGAACGAGACACTGCCTCGGACTGGCTAGCAGGGCCAACCTCCCGTGTCTGTCAAACCACCTGGCAGTACTGGCCACCTGCCCCTCTCTCCAGCAGCCCAGTCCAGATTAAAATTTGAATCATATCTGAATAAGATTCCACCCATGAAAAACATCCAGGCATTGCTTTCTAAATAGCAAATCTGTTTTATAATTACAGATTTTGACAAATTTCTTGTATCAGGAAGAAATACAAATTTTGTCACGTTCCTGGAGCATTTTTTTCTGAGTCTCAAACTAGGAACAAATTATGAGTGTCCTAAACACCTGAAGCTATTAGCTTACCTGCATTTTTAATCAGCAGAGTCAGCAGTTTAAGCACCGGGCTGTGGAAGCTGGGGTGCTTCAGTCAGTGGCTCAGGTTCCCATAGGATGCAGTGATGTCTGCGGAGCGTGGCTTGACCTGTGTCGTGTGAACTTAAAATGAATGCCTGGAATAGCACtaatttttatttgtaatatttttctaTAAAACAAGCAGCACTTGGAATAGAGGTTTTATTTTGTGAACAATCACTTAtgacttgaggcactgggttggtatTTTAGTAAGCTCACAGAAGGTGCTCCCGGAGGCCTGTTAGGTCTGAGTCAGCGTCCAGCTCACCCTTTGTCCTGCCTGTTGGGTTCAGTTGTTAAACTAGTGTGCCAATTTTGTGACTGTAATCATGTGAAAGACCTGTTGAACTGAAAAATCATGTCTTCCCCACAAATTGAGGAATTTATGTGTAAAATAAAGTGTGAATAAATCTCATCAAATGTCAAAGTTTTACATGTGAATGGTTTTCTCCAAGAACATATAAAAGTCAATAAAATCCTCTTAGTTTTCTcatattgtgtgtttgtgatcTTATTTGTGTGGACTTGTGCATTGAAAGACTTGTGCTGCTGTTAGGGgttgtgcaggaggaggagctgtGGCACAGAGCACCGAGGCTCCCACTGGACCCTTCTGCCTACCTGCACAGCTATTCACATCTGCTAGCTGGGGCCTGACCTGCAGATTGAGGAGAAAACACCTGCTCAGGCCTGCTCATGGAGTGTTGGTGAAACTATAGTTCTTCTTTTCCCATCTAAGTTCTTGAAGACCTGGAGGGTCCTCCTGCTCTCCCTCCACCTGTGGAGTGCCTGGCCCAGGCCAGATGCTGAACTCACGTTGGCAGGATGTGTAGAGTAGAAGACGTGGAAAAGCGAGGTACTACTAGTGCAGGTGATGTGGCTGctctgagctgggaggggctgcTGGAAACGGACAGTCACGTAGGAATTGCAAGGACTAACAGGTGCTGGGGTAGAAGGATCATGAGCTTGAGGCCAACCTGAGCAAcagagcaagaccccatctcaaaaactaaaaattaagttTAGAAAATTGTGAATTTGTAATGAAATGCTGTTTAGAGGCCATTCTCCCTGTGACCTCATCCGGTTCCCACCCACAGGCCACTGAGTTCCTGGAGAGTACCCCTCTACAGGTACCAGAGGGAACATGCAAAAGCCACATGATCTCTTGCTTCTGTCTCTTGATATTGCTTCTGTAAAGGATCTttctgttcagaaaagcaggaaaCTGAGTGACCCTCTGAAACAGAATCCCCTCAGGATGCACCCTTTCCTGGGAACAGTCATCCTACCCTAATCACAGGGCCTCACAGGGCAGCCTGAGACCTGGGTTTAGTCTTCATTCTGTTCAACAGATACTGAGCTTACCAGCAGGCGGGTTGGTTCACAAGGTGCTCAAGGCCCAGATGCTCGGCCTTGAACGCCTCGTGAACCAACCCGCCTGCTGCTCTTGTGAAGGAGAGGAGACAGAGAAGGCTGGCAGTTAAGATTTAACAGCACTGTAAATAATTCACATGGTGATAGAAGCTGATCAATAGTGTGCAGGAAGCACAGGGTGATGGAGGTGAAGTCTAAGGGTGGACTGGGATCAGGATGAGGTACCAAGAACACGGCCAAGGCACACTCACTAAAAGCTGAGACCAAGGATGGAAGACATGAAGATGCCAGGCGACACTGGGAAATGCCTCTGTGCCCAGAGTCACACCTAGTGTATGCTGAGCACAGTGGAGACCACTGCAGTGGAGCAGAGGAGAGGGAGTGCTGGGGGAGGTAACTCTGGTCAAGGGGTGGCCTCAGAAGGACCTTGACTTTTACCCTAAGCCAGAAGCTCCAAGCAGAGTTGGGGCATAACCGGACTTACATTTTAAATGGGGGCTTGGATGAGCAGTAGAAGTAGGGAGGAAATTCAGATTCTAAATGCCCTTTGATGGCAGAGCCACATGATTTCCAGAAGAATCAACTGTGGAGTGCAAATGAAAGAGAAATCCAAAGTGCCCTAAGGTTCTGGCCTGAGGACCTAAAAAGATGGGTAGGCTGCATATGGAACAGATTAGGGAGCAAAAAGTAGGAATTCTGTCTAAATCACATTGAGTTTAAGATCCCAGGCCTGTGCCCAGGTGGAGATGTCAGGAGGGATGTTGGTTCTGAATCTGGAATTCAGAAGTGTGGTCTGGCCTGAAGGCCGGTCTGGCCTGAAGGCCACTCTTCCCAGTTGACCGAACACAGAACTTTGGGTGACACAGGGTGAGCTCACAAGGGATGGATGCAGATGGAGAGCCTGTTGGGTGTGTGGAAGACCCCCTTCTCGGAGAACATCATGGACTCCcttacccctccccctcctctccaaaGGGCGCCAAGCCAAGAGCACCAAATTCAAAGGTTTCCCCCACCAATCCCCACAGGACAGTGTCTGCTTGCTGTTCCTGAGTCACTCTGCCAATCAGCACCCACCACATCCCCTATGTAACCCTTCTGAAGCTGAAGTTTCTAAGCATACgctctcttctctctcctctcttccctctctctgccctcctcctcttctttctctctctctttctgccctcctcctcttctctctctgctctctgcctctccttcgggcagccccccaataaaatctcttggCTGGATCTCTGTCTCTCGTGAGTCACTCACCTTTCAGAGCCCATGTGGGAAACCAGCAGGGAAGGCCAAGAAAGCACCAGGGAGAGGAGAACACCGAGAGGGCTACCTGAGGACAACTCCCCAGGTATAGGCGAGACAGCCCACTGGAAGCCACAGGCTGGGTCAGATGGGTCTGAAAACTCACCACTGACTTAGCAACATGGTGGTCACTGGTGACCCTCCACTCAAATGTTGTTATTAAACTGATTTATGAAACTGTCTCTATCATAGCAATTCCCACCCAGATTGTCAAATCGTTTATTAAACATATTCCTACTGCTATCCAAACTCATCTTCTGCTCACTGGGTGTAAGTCTGGTGGTCATTGCATGAACCAAGAAATTTCCAAGTACCATGCAGGAGGATGCTCAGGTCTGCTTCATAAAACAGGTGTCCCTTTCAGCTGGCATCACTGCCACTGTGAAAAGCCCTGGTACTgcattcttccttcctttcctctcaGCTACCCGTTGATAGAACCtgccccctttttttcttttcacaactGCCAACAAAAGATCTTTTTTTAAATCATctcattattatttattaaatttatacttTTGGTTTCTATCTAGAACATCAGAGATGTCCATTCAATAATATGTTAATGACTTAGTGGATGGGAGGGAAACAGAAAGTATGGAGACTGGCAgttctttgggtttttttttcctttggtgctTGGGATGAACCCAGACTTCATGCCTGTGAGGTGAGTGCTCACCACTGACCCACATGCCTGACCACCATCAGTTCTACTTGAAAAGACATGCACTCAGAAGATGGGCAGTGTCTTTGTTCACACCACTTACAATCCAAGTTCTAAAGTGCTAATAAATTAGTGAGATGTCTAGGTAAACTCAATAAAAACAATTCAAAAGAGgattaatatatagaaatatattcaAAATTGGGAAATGTGATCAGCAAAGTACCAAACAGTCCTCCATTTCTTGTACTTTGTCTTCAGAGTTTagtaatcttaaaaaagaaaacctgggGCTGGGGTGTTGCTTAGGggtagagctctcgcctagcatgtgctgaggccaaaaaaaaaggaaagccaCTTGGctctttgccccccccccccccccccccccccccccccgcaggctGCAGAGGCCTGCTGGGGGCCTGCTGGGTCGGGACTTGGGGCAGACAGAGGCCAAGCTGCCGGCTATGAACAAGGGCTCCAGAAGGGAAGGGAGCCCAGGGCTCTCCTTGGAGTTGCAGGTATTTGCCACCAAGAGGAACCACGCCCACATGAACACACAAGGAGCAGCACAGTAATGCCCAGCAGCAACCTAAGTGCAACCAGAGCCACCTCGAAAGTGACTGGCACCCTGCAGACAGTGGCAGGGACTGTGGCAGCTTCCCGCTAAAGGCCTGCATGGATGGAGTCCCTGCGCTGCCTCACCCCGGGAAGGCCCCAAGCTAATGAAAGGTAAATGGAAGTGAGTCTGTGCTTTGTATTTGTTGTAGAAAATGAAAAAACCACCCAACTTCTCAGCAGAACAGGCCTTCTACTGGGGAGTGAGGTTTCGTTTGCTGTTTCAACTCGATCATGCTCTGATCAGTTCACTTGGGCTGGAGATGGTAAATCTTTAACTCTCCAGTAGGCTCAGGCTGGAGGCTGCAGTGACACCACTGGCCTGGGCCGGGCTTGGGATGCGACCTCAGAGcagcattttgctttggtgagcaGTTTCCCAACTGTCAGGGGACAGCAGGAGCCACTGCTGACCTCAGAGCTGTGAGAAAGCATGGGGACACCTTGGGTGGGGCAGGACCTGCGGCTCACAGGTGCCCCACTCCCAGGTTTCTGATCGCAAAGATCCACCCACACTTGTCCCAGCCTGGGGAGTGCAGCCAGGTGGGCCTCCCCACAGGCCTCCCAGACACTGGCCTCCAGGCACAAGGCTgccagttggaggccagcctcagcaacaaaatTAAGGGCTGGGGAGTACCTTAGCTCCccgggttcagttcccagtatcaaaaccaaacaaaacctaCAGCCTCCATCCAATAGGAGACAGAGACTGTCAAAGCCTTGACCTGGGGAGGGCAGGCTGGGGATGGGCGAAGGCACCCCAGCCTGCCTACAATTTAGAACCAGGACCCATACCGATGACACAACATCTTCGGTTTCATAAACAGTTCTCATAAAGTGAATAAACGTGTCAAGAGAACAGGAGGCCACAGGACACTGCCGCCATTTCCTGATCCCATCCTGTGCAGCCACCTAACTCCCAGGAGTCCAGAATCAGAGAAGCAGGAGACGTGGCACATTCTTGTGCTATTTCAGACTCAGTCTCCACAACAAAGACGCGATTGTCCAGACCGCCTTTGGCTTTGCTCAGCTGGCGCCATTAGGGAGGAGGGGCTGCGTGCTCTGCTCAACAAAAGACTGCAAGTGGGCTTCGCGACTCCTCTACTCGTCGGCAGAACAGAGCCCGGTCGCCCAGTGTCTACTGCTGGCGGCAGCTCCCCATCTGCGCGGCAGCTTGTTCATGCACAGGCAGCTCCCGAAGCTGGGTGGCGGCAAAGGTGAGGCCACGGCAGAGTGAAGGCCGTGGCAGCCCCCAGGCCTGCAGGCCAGGTCCAGCCCAGAGCTTGCCTCTGGAGCCAGAGGCCAGAACAGCCCAGGCGAGGTGCCAGCAGCGCTCAACGCCTGCGATCCATTGAGCTGCTGTTGTCAAGCCCGCTTCGTGCCGCTCCCACCGAGGTGGCTTTGAGGGCAGCTGCACTCATCTGACTTATCTGGCTACATAATTTGATTATTTGGCCAAACTTAATTATTTGGCCAAATTCTACAAGTGACTTCCAATATTCAATCctgattggggctggggatgcagcgagGGATAGAGGCCCGCTCCACCATGCAGATCTGAGTCCCACCCCGCTCGGCCCGTgcaggaccccccccccccccagtctcACCCCACTCAGCCGTGCAGGTCCCTGAGTCCCATCCCACTAGGCCGTGCAGGCCCCGGGGTCCAGACCCCACGGGAAGCAGGGGCTTCTGCCCTCCTCCTGGCCTACCTCTCCCCTTCCCTGGGTTTCAGCCAGGAAGGGCGCATAATCTCATACTTTCAAAACATTTTCTGCAATGACCCTCTCCTTGCATAGTTCGGAACAAAAGGGAGCCGACTCTCAGGTCTTTCTTCCCAAGCCACCTACAGACAGGGTTCAGACAGACATGCGGCTACTAGGTATTGCTCAGTCGGTGTGGTGTGTGGGGGCGTGGGGGCGTGCCGACCTTCCCTGGTGAGGCAaaacctgttttctttcttttccttgatgTGATTTTCCAACATCTATCTTATAAGACCAGTAGTCTTGTTTAAAGCtccattgttatttttttaaggcCTTTCAGCCCTCCATACATAACCAATCCTAAGAGGTGGGAAAGGGACTTCTCCCTGCCGGGCCAGGGCCTCGCAAGGGAACGTATGGAACCAGGATGCTGACCAATGCGCTGTACAGACCCCAGGCTCCTCCTTGCCTGCAGACACCCATACACCCATAGTCCTTGAGGTTGGGGTACTGGACTACATAAGAGGCAGAACTAAAGACTCCACAAATCTGACCTGGAGGGTGGATAGATTTTTATTTGTACACCAAAGGGGAAAACCAGGGTTCCCGTGAGGCTGCTGAATGGATGCTGCCAGAGGGAAGGTACTTATTTTACCATACACCCTTAAAAGGCCTCAAGTAAAATACAGCCAGCAATGTACACAGGGTACACAGGAATTCAGATAATACAACTCTCCAGGTAATTGATGGTCATAACAATACTAGAACtacagttaaaaaagaaaaagaaagcaatctTCTAGGAGTCCTAACTATAATTTACTTGAACATATAGAAAATCAGTACCGACTTTATATATTAAGTTGTCATGGGCAAGTATAATCAAATAGTATCAATCTGTGTTACTTGTAAAAATTAATCTGAAGTTGTCACGAGCTGTGTAAAAAAATGGAGATTATTCTTCGAGATCCCCCAAGAGCTCCACAAAATCAGTGATGTACCATCTGGCATTGTCCTTCACCTGCTGCCTGATCACATTTCCTCCAAATCCAATGAAAACATCCTAAGAAAAAGAAAGGGGGTCATTGTTTAAGCCAACACAGCATCACTCAGGGCAATGTTTGCCTGGAAGAACAAGCTGTCCTGTAGAGCTGAGCATCCTCACCCAGGGACACCAGAGCCTGCCAACCTGGGGCTTGGGAGGAGGCGACCTGCTCCTTACCCTCCTAACCCAAGGCAGACACAGACGAAGCCAAGCCACATGGAGAGACTGCCTGGGTTCTAAACATCTACCCCACAGCCCTGGGGAATAGCATGCATGGCTCTCAGGTGGCTGGCCCCACCGCACTGTTTCCTGCTCAGGGTTTAACTCCTCAGAAATCTCATAAAAGGAAGGTACTTCCTTCCCCAGGGCTGCAGGAGGCCTCAAGGGCAGGGAGGCAGTGCAGCTGCAAGGGGGCCAGTGCCGTGGGCTGAAGCCAGGCCTCAGAGCACTAGGCTCCCTCACGGTGGCACCAACCACAGACAACGGGCTCAGGTCTGGAAGACAGGAGGCCCGCTCACAAGTCCTCCTGGGCTTGCAAAGCCAGCCAACTGAAAGAGACTGCATGCCTTCTGGCTGTTGGGGTTTCTATTCTATGGTGGTATCTGGCTGTTTGGTTTAATTCCTATTGCAAACCTGATGGAGTTCTGAATCAGCTGTCTAAAACAAAACACcatcttgaaaaacaaaaacaagagtgCCCTCAATACATACAGCAGGAGGACAGGCTTCCATGTCTGTGGCTCCATCTCCAATCATGATTATTTTCTTAAAGTGAAATTTTTCCTTTAGAAATTTAATAACTTTTCCTTTCCCACCAGAATCGGCCGTTGGCTGTGTCTCATCAAAACCTGCATATTCACCTTAAGAGAGCAGAGAAAACATGTTAAGTTCAGAGGAAAGTTACTAGGGCAAGCTTCCTGCACAGATGATGTCCCTGAGAGGCTAAAATGTCCCGGGTAAGTTGCAGCCTAGGCTCCAGCGTTACTCCTCAGAATAGATCATCTTGGCCTCTGAGTTACAGACACCTCCGCAGAGGTGGCTCTGTGAGGTCTAAACATGCTGGGTGACCCACCGTATCCTCCAAGGTGCCAGTGTAGGAATTCTAAACACCATAAAATAGTAATGTATTAAACTTACAATGTTGATATTTAATTTCACTTAGGAGGAAATTCTAATTTACTTTCAATTattactattcttttttttttttttttggtagttggacacaatacctttattttatttatttatttttatgtggtgcttgggatcaaacccagggcctttcacgtgtgttcaaacccagggtctttcacaagctagacaagcgctcaaccattgagccacaaccccagcccctattactATTCTTAATAGAGTATCACACTCATTccctacctttttcttttttttttttttacacaatttttaaaatttttattttatttatttttatgtgatgccgaggatcgaacccagcaccttgtatgtgctaggtgagtgctctactgctgagccccagccccagcccctcattccCTACCTTTTTCAATGATCCATCTCTATCTATTGatcctttaaaaaaaagtcatattAACACAACTGAATGTGATTTGGTTTTAAGACTATCAGCTGCCCCTTGACCCTACTGGAATAATATCGAACCACAGCCATGACTCTGAGAGGACTCACCGAGGGCCAGGAAGCATCCCCAGGGGCTGCTACAGTGCGCTGACCCAGCTAACGAAACTCTCCTTCTGGAGGCTAAATAGCTTCTAGCACATAAGAGCACACAGAATGGAAAGGGGACACACAAGAGAGCCCCCGCCACCCAGGAGTCAGAACTTGCTGGATGCAGAATCTACACAGATGAGCAACGGCATGGACACTCAAGCTGGACGGAAGTCAGTCGAGGAATCACTGATCTCACATTTAACCCTGCTCAGGTTCATCCCCAGACGCTGCCCTGGGCACTCAGCGGCAGAGGGGACAGGATGGGACTCCCTCCCAGGCAGCTTACCGTTAAAGTAGAATTTCAGCCTGTTGGCAAAGACATTGGCTGCAGGGATGTTGAGCTTGGCAGCAACATGCTCTACAATGCTCCGAAAGCCACCAGAGATGAGGAAGACCTGGACGTTCCGCTCCTGCAGGCGACTGACCAGCTCCCTGCAGAGACAGAACACAAAACACGAACACTGCTCACCACACATGAAAAGGAaactaacatatattttttcctctggAATGCATTTGGCCAAAGTTTATCTGATGAGGTATTTTGACTAGGGATTTAATGCTTTAAATTTAATGATTAAATGCATGCAGAAAtcaatgggtgaagcttttctgcTGTCAGAAACCATTCTACAACTCTATTCTGCCCATGGACCCAGAAAAACACAagaaaagaaacacaggtgaGCTCAGGTTCTCCCTGaggacagagggagggagggagggtgggcaGACGTTAGCCAGAAGAGACACCTAAGGGCCCGAAGAACAGGGCTCCACAGCGAGCACCACACACTCTCAGGAGCGCCAAACGCCAGTGCTGTAGGCAGTGCACCCAGCACCAAGGCCGCTCTCACCTGATGCCgggtgtcaggtgtggggggtgcTCTGCCAGGAGCCTTTGCACCTGCTCCCTGGAGGGCTGGATCAGTGCCAGGCGCTCAGTGAGCGCAGCTCTGAAAGGCACTGCCCCACCCATGGCTCTCCGTGTCCTAGGAGAAAGACCCAACAGTCAGGCCAGTCACGTCGGCGGTCCTCAAACCCACATGCCCCGGGTTCTCACAATGCCCGTGGTGAGCAAGGTACTGGCAGGAACCCTGGGACCACAGCGATGCTGTTGCTATGGGAGGCGAGGCCTCAGAATAAACTCCTGAGGTTGACTAAGCAGCGCTGGGCCTCGGAGACCACACACTGTGCCTCCACAACCTGCCCTGCAGGCTCTAAGAAGCCATCGTCCTCTTCCAGGCACCTTCCCCGGAAGCCCTGAGTGCCTGTAAACTAAGAAGGGACCAAGAACAAGATATTCTTGACCTGGTGAGGAGCTATGACAGGTGGAGTGGCTGCTTCAGGCAGGTGGGGGGTGGGGTTCTGACCCCCCAGGATGCTCACAGATGAGCCTTTCCGAGAACCACCAAGGCCACACttgcttattcatttatttctggtactggggattgaactcagcagtacttaaccactgagccatgaccccagccccttttcttttttgagacagaggctcactaagttgcttagggtcttgctaagttgctgaggctgacctgaaacttgccatcctcttatctcagcctcctgagctgctgaggtgcccagcttgttttatttttgagacagggccttggtaagttgcccaggctggcctgaaatTTGCAACGCCTCGGccacctgagtcactaggatgacAGATGATGTGGGCCACCTCACAGGGTAAGGCCACACTTTCAGCCATTTCACAGGTGCTGGACCCTGAGGACCCCCAGGCTGTGTCTTTGGTTGGTCATGGTTGTGGGTGGCTCTCCTGCCCCAGCTCAGAACATGGCTGGCTGTGGGTCTGCCGGACCCAGTGTTCTTATTTTGTGCCCTGACACATGTCACCATCATTCACGATGATGGGTGAGTGAGTAAGGCACACTACCAGTCAACTCTCAGGGAGGGCAGGAAATGCTCAGTGCTTGTCATGCTCCACCCACAACCAAATCCAAGAATGGTGGCTGGGGCCTGGCATTTCTCCTCAGAGAGCTGCGCTGTAACCCTGTCCACCATGCAAACAGTGAGTGAAGACTGTCCCTACATTTCTGACACAGCATCCTCGACGCCGCAGAACCTGGCCAGCTCGTCGATCCCCTCCTCTCTGATCACAGTGCTGTCCACGTCGAAACACACTGCATCAGCTGTGCAGAAAAGCTGCTTCAGTTCTGAGTGGGAGACCATCCTCGGGAGATCTTTCCTCCTGGAGGAGAACAAGAAAGTGTGTTTGAGGACAGAAAGAGGCGCAAGAGGCCACAGCTGTGCCACAGGCGGCCCATGGTACCCAGGTCAGTGTGGCTCACAATGCACATCTTACTGACACAGTCTAGTGCCCTCTGAATCCCAGGCTATAGGGTCACAGAAATGAGCAAAAGCCAAGCTCTAACTTCAGGAGCCCAATTTAGTGAAGGGACGCACCTGCAAATATGCCGATGTTGTACCAGTGTCCAACTTTCCTTCTTTCTGGGGACTGAAGACACTACGGGCACATGGAGAAGCTGTTTAGCCCTGTCTGAGGAACAGGGCTGCAGGGAGGTCAGGACAAAAGAGGGAAGGACAGTGGTGCAGACACTGCTGGAAGCCATGATAGTCAGGCCCCGCCTGGCAGCACACAAGGAGCTCAGGTCACGAGGGCCTTGGGAGAAACCAAGGCTTTGGACTTTAATACTGGGACACTCAGGAGAGAGGCGAGAGGAAGTAGCAGTCGCTGAGGCTGAGGCGGAGGGGGCAGTCAAACATGGCCAGACTGAAATCAGTGGGGAAAGGAGAAGAGGTTGGGGGGACGGCCTGTCAGGCGCAGTGGTGCCTGTCTGTGATCCCAGAGACTCCGGAGGCCGAGGAAGGAgggtcgcaagttcaaggccagtctgggaaacttagc is a window encoding:
- the Psph gene encoding phosphoserine phosphatase isoform X3, which gives rise to MVSHSELKQLFCTADAVCFDVDSTVIREEGIDELARFCGVEDAVSEMTRRAMGGAVPFRAALTERLALIQPSREQVQRLLAEHPPHLTPGIRELVSRLQERNVQVFLISGGFRSIVEHVAAKLNIPAANVFANRLKFYFNGEYAGFDETQPTADSGGKGKVIKFLKEKFHFKKIIMIGDGATDMEACPPADVFIGFGGNVIRQQVKDNARWYITDFVELLGDLEE
- the Psph gene encoding phosphoserine phosphatase isoform X2, translating into MRSCCAPPHESAVCEAGSEPCLPAPVTCLRAWKWGLLGRAAGEVQLQPRVSSVPRKKESWTLVQHRHICRRKDLPRMVSHSELKQLFCTADAVCFDVDSTVIREEGIDELARFCGVEDAVSEMELVSRLQERNVQVFLISGGFRSIVEHVAAKLNIPAANVFANRLKFYFNGEYAGFDETQPTADSGGKGKVIKFLKEKFHFKKIIMIGDGATDMEACPPADVFIGFGGNVIRQQVKDNARWYITDFVELLGDLEE
- the Psph gene encoding phosphoserine phosphatase isoform X1, whose product is MRSCCAPPHESAVCEAGSEPCLPAPVTCLRAWKWGLLGRAAGEVQLQPRVSSVPRKKESWTLVQHRHICRRKDLPRMVSHSELKQLFCTADAVCFDVDSTVIREEGIDELARFCGVEDAVSEMTRRAMGGAVPFRAALTERLALIQPSREQVQRLLAEHPPHLTPGIRELVSRLQERNVQVFLISGGFRSIVEHVAAKLNIPAANVFANRLKFYFNGEYAGFDETQPTADSGGKGKVIKFLKEKFHFKKIIMIGDGATDMEACPPADVFIGFGGNVIRQQVKDNARWYITDFVELLGDLEE